In Hyphomicrobiales bacterium, the following are encoded in one genomic region:
- a CDS encoding glutamate racemase, with protein MIGLFDSGHGGLTVFAALVARFPDIRFLYLGDHANAPYGNRPAEDVVALTQAGVERLFGLGCRLVILACNTATAVACRTLQRSWLPDSGWVGHNVIGIVAPTVEAATQTPWAVQTPQYPQKFNRDRIAVFGTQRTIASGVYPEEIRKRCPQVTVIQQACPDLATAIERARPDGELAQLVEGYVAALLAECAGQAPDRAILGCTHYPLVQEHFRRFLPPATRILAQPEAVAHSLDDYLARHPHYAQPRDHLFEPVLLTTGNVVEVTAGLRAFMPHHARFRSVMDFDPAGAGGAVTPATRA; from the coding sequence ATGATCGGTCTCTTCGATTCCGGCCATGGTGGGCTGACGGTGTTCGCCGCGCTCGTCGCGCGCTTTCCCGACATCCGTTTCCTCTATCTCGGCGACCACGCGAACGCGCCCTATGGCAACCGCCCCGCCGAGGACGTCGTGGCGCTGACGCAGGCCGGCGTCGAGCGGCTGTTCGGTCTCGGTTGCCGGCTCGTCATCCTCGCCTGCAACACGGCGACGGCGGTCGCCTGCCGGACGTTGCAGCGCTCTTGGCTGCCGGATTCCGGGTGGGTCGGACACAACGTCATCGGCATCGTTGCCCCGACCGTCGAAGCGGCGACGCAAACGCCATGGGCCGTGCAGACACCGCAATACCCCCAGAAGTTCAACCGTGACCGTATCGCGGTGTTCGGGACGCAGCGCACGATCGCCTCGGGGGTTTACCCGGAGGAAATCCGCAAACGCTGCCCACAGGTGACGGTGATCCAGCAGGCTTGCCCGGACCTTGCCACCGCGATCGAGCGGGCGCGACCGGACGGGGAACTGGCGCAGCTGGTGGAGGGGTACGTCGCCGCCTTGCTGGCCGAGTGCGCCGGCCAAGCGCCGGATCGCGCGATCCTCGGGTGTACGCACTATCCTCTCGTGCAAGAACATTTCAGGCGCTTCCTGCCGCCCGCGACGCGCATCCTCGCCCAGCCGGAAGCGGTCGCGCACAGCCTCGACGACTATCTCGCCCGCCATCCGCACTACGCCCAACCTCGCGATCACTTGTTCGAGCCGGTACTGCTGACCACGGGAAACGTGGTGGAGGTGACGGCGGGTCTGCGGGCGTTCATGCCGCATCATGCCCGGTTCCGCTCCGTCATGGACTTCGATCCGGCGGGGGCAGGGGGCGCGGTCACTCCAGCGACCAGGGCGTAA